The Bacillota bacterium genome contains a region encoding:
- a CDS encoding DUF72 domain-containing protein, with the protein MGRLFLGTSGFSYDEWVGAFYPPGTSSQGRLAFYAERFNSVEINSTFYRFPTADMLGRWRGETPSGFSFSFKAGSKITHRLRLAGAEREAADFFDRLSLLGDRLGAVLFQLPPYLKRDDRLAAFLAALGPSGPRLAFEFRHASWYDESTYEALAAAGAALCLADGTGMPAGTEVKAVARDLTGSAGFAYLRLRGQDYSPADLGTWADFVAGLLGSADVCAYFKHEEEARGIDYAVEFGRLVGGGPY; encoded by the coding sequence ATGGGCCGGCTCTTCCTGGGGACCTCGGGGTTCAGTTACGATGAGTGGGTGGGGGCCTTTTACCCACCCGGGACGAGCAGCCAGGGCCGGCTCGCCTTCTATGCTGAGCGCTTCAACAGCGTTGAGATAAACTCGACCTTCTACCGGTTTCCCACGGCGGACATGCTCGGCCGATGGCGTGGGGAAACGCCTTCCGGCTTTTCTTTTTCCTTCAAGGCCGGGTCGAAGATCACCCACCGCCTGCGGCTCGCCGGGGCAGAGCGGGAGGCGGCCGACTTCTTTGACCGCCTGTCGCTCCTGGGGGACCGGCTCGGGGCGGTCCTCTTCCAGTTGCCACCCTATCTCAAGCGCGACGACCGTCTGGCGGCCTTCCTGGCCGCGCTTGGCCCTTCTGGTCCGCGGCTGGCCTTCGAATTCCGCCACGCCTCCTGGTACGACGAATCGACTTACGAGGCCTTGGCCGCCGCCGGCGCCGCCCTCTGCCTGGCTGACGGCACGGGCATGCCGGCCGGGACCGAGGTCAAGGCAGTCGCCCGCGATCTGACCGGCTCAGCGGGGTTTGCCTACCTGAGGCTGAGAGGGCAGGATTACTCGCCGGCCGACCTAGGGACTTGGGCTGACTTCGTCGCCGGACTCCTTGGCTCGGCCGACGTCTGCGCTTACTTCAAGCACGAGGAAGAGGCTCGCGGCATCGATTACGCGGTCGAGTTCGGGCGGTTGGTGGGGGGCGGGCCCTATTGA